Proteins encoded within one genomic window of Borrelia parkeri:
- the alr gene encoding alanine racemase: MIKNKEIIINLKNLEYNITAIKNHIQKRELVATLKADAYGHGLIQTFKFLKEKGINYFGIFWIDEALKIKKIDKRANVLLYINTDKSAIKNLVKFDITPFVADSQYLSLIEQECRKQNKKIKVHLKVDVGMNRYGIKIENALNLAMQIQNSKLVEFEGVCTHLPITENRKITQSQIKKFVHFINELKTKNIKPKFIHTSNSEHITNYPISEKFNMVRPGLILYGYHPNSNSLNNNLQLKPVLSLYSKIIFLKKIKKGEQISYSGLFTAKEDMQIGLLPVGYFDGIPQNTSNNFYCIIRDKKCFIRGKICMNISIIEIPKDLKINIGEKVEITSERLSLDILSKESGMSKYEILCSIGKHEKKKYLY, encoded by the coding sequence ATGATTAAAAATAAAGAAATCATAATAAATCTTAAAAATTTAGAATATAACATAACCGCAATTAAAAATCATATTCAAAAAAGAGAATTAGTAGCCACACTAAAAGCTGATGCATACGGACATGGACTTATTCAGACATTTAAATTTTTAAAAGAAAAAGGGATAAATTATTTTGGTATTTTTTGGATAGATGAAGCTTTAAAGATTAAAAAAATAGACAAAAGAGCGAATGTATTGCTCTACATCAACACAGATAAAAGTGCAATAAAAAATCTAGTTAAATTCGATATTACACCCTTTGTTGCTGACTCTCAATATTTATCACTAATAGAACAAGAATGTAGAAAACAAAATAAAAAAATCAAGGTTCATTTAAAAGTTGATGTTGGAATGAATAGATATGGAATCAAAATAGAAAATGCTCTTAATCTAGCAATGCAAATTCAAAATTCAAAATTAGTAGAATTTGAAGGAGTTTGCACACATTTACCAATAACAGAAAATAGAAAAATTACTCAGTCACAAATCAAAAAATTTGTTCATTTTATAAACGAACTTAAGACCAAGAATATAAAACCAAAATTCATTCATACCTCTAACTCAGAACACATAACAAACTATCCAATAAGTGAAAAATTTAATATGGTACGACCAGGACTTATCTTATATGGATATCATCCAAATTCAAATAGCTTAAACAATAATTTACAACTTAAACCCGTACTAAGCTTATATTCAAAAATCATATTTCTTAAAAAGATAAAAAAGGGAGAACAAATATCATACTCTGGTCTATTCACAGCAAAAGAAGATATGCAAATTGGACTTTTACCAGTTGGATACTTCGATGGAATTCCACAAAATACATCTAACAATTTTTATTGTATAATAAGAGATAAAAAATGCTTCATTAGAGGAAAAATATGTATGAATATTTCAATAATAGAAATCCCTAAAGATCTAAAAATTAATATAGGAGAAAAAGTAGAAATTACTTCCGAAAGATTAAGCTTAGACATACTTAGCAAAGAATCTGGTATGAGTAAATATGAAATACTTTGTTCCATTGGAAAACATGAGAAAAAGAAATATTTATATTAA